DNA sequence from the Herpetosiphonaceae bacterium genome:
GGGCGATGAGGAGGCGCGGCGGCGTGGCACGCATAAGACGGTGCTGGAGCGCAAGGCACCGCCGACCTTCGATGTGCTGGTGGAGATTCGGGCGATCGACGATATGGTCGTGTATCGCGATGTGGCGGCGGCAGTTGATACGCTGCTGCGCGGCGACGAGCCGTTGCCGGAGCATCGCATGAAAGACGCCGACGGCCAGGTGCATGTCGAGCAGGCGACGGTCAACGAAGAGATCACGATGGAGCAGTTCATGCGTGGTGGCGGTCGTCGCGCTCCGAGCATGAGCCGCGATCGAGGCCGTGCGCGCGACGGACGCGACGGACGTAATGGTCGTGCGGCGGCGCGGGCGGAAACGTTTGTCGGCGATGCTGGCGCGGGCCTGGATCGCTCCGAGCAGTTCGCGATTGCGCCGCCGATGGCACAGCCGCAGCCGAAGACCGCGCGGATCTTTCCCTTTGGCGTAAGCCGCAACCGCCTGGAAAAGGCGATCGAGCGGCTGCGCGTGCCTGCAACGATCGTGCGCGACATCGACGAGGCGACGATCGTGATGACGCTCAAGAACCATTATCGCCAGAATCCGGCGCGGCTCCAGCGCGCCGAAGAAGACGGCGTGCCGGTGTATGTGCTGCGCTCGAACACGCAGACGCAGATGGAGACGATGCTCGCCGACATCTTCAACGTCAACGAGCCGAGCGATCCGATGAATGATGCGATGATCGAGGCGGAAGAGGCGATCGGACGGGTGATCAACGGCGCGGCGGATGCGGTAGAATTGAAGCCGCAGACCTCGTTTATCCGGCGGCTGCAACATCAAATGGCGGAGCGCTACAATCTCCATTCGGAGAGCCGTGGCAAAGAGCCGCATCGGCGCGTGAAGATCTCACGCTAGTCCGGAGACGAAAGAACAAACGGAGAACCAACCTTGAACTCGAAACGTTGAACCTTGAACTTTGAACTCGAAACTTGGAGCGCAGAATCGATACACTGGTTTCCAAACAGGCTCCTTGATTCTGTGTTAGCATAGACGTTAGCAAGCGATGTGTGGAGGCCTGGCCTCCATACGTTTTAATACAAGTGTTTCTGTGACGTTATGGGCTTGTTTATCACTTTCGAGGGTCCCGAAGGCAGCGGAAAATCAACCCAGGCACGTCGGCTGTACGAGCGTCTTTCGGCGGAGGGCTATCCCGTGACCGCCACACGTGAGCCGGGCGGCACGCCGATCTCCGATCTGATTCGGCGGATCTTGCTGGATCTGCGCAATGCCGAGATGGACCCGACAACGGAGACATTGCTCTTTTCGGCGGCGCGGGCGCAGCACGTCGCCGAGCGCATCCGGCCCTACCTGGATCTGGGTGGCATCGTCGTCTGCGATCGGTTTGCCGACTCGATGCTGGCGTATCAGGGCTTTGGCTCAGGCCGCGACCTGTCGGAGCTGCGGACGCTGACGCGGATTGCAACCGGGGGCCTGCGTCCAGACATAACGTTCTATCTCGATCTGCCTGCCGAGGAGGGTCTGGAGCGCAAGCGCAGAGCGGCTCAGCGGGCCAATACAGCCAGTCCGTTATCGCCGAAAACGCCGACGGTGGAGCCGCTAGAATGGAACCGGCTGGACGCGCGCGACCTGGCGTATCATGAGCGGGTGCGCGATGGATTCCACGAGCTGGTTAAACTTGAGCCTGAGCGATGGCGTGTGCTGGATGCGCATCTGCCGATGGATCAGCTCGCGGAGCATATCTGGCAGGCCGTCGAACCATCCCTCTCAGCAATTCGTCGGCTTGAGGAGTCTGCATCGTGAAACTGTTGATCGCCGTGATTCAGCGCCAGGACGAGAACATATTGACCCAGGCTCTCTCCGAGCGACATATCGGTGTGACGCGGGTCAGCAGCAAGGGTGGTTTTCTGCGCGAAGGCAACGTTACGCTGTTCATTGTCGTGCCCGATCAGCGGGTGGAGGATGCGATGGACGTGATTCGCAAGAACTGCTACACCCGCACCAAATTCGTCGCACCGCTCCCGCCGATCGCCGAGTCGGGCGAGTTCTATCCCTCAACGCCGATCGAAGTGCAGGTCGGCGGCGCGACGGTCTTCGTCGTCAGCGCCAAAGTGCTGGGTCGGGCCTGAGAGCGAGCCAGATCCCCGCAGCAGCCGAATTTTCCCCAACATCGATTATTTGACGGTCATCAGCCGGTAGGCGATGGCGGCGGAGAGACGCCGGGGGATCAGCCGGTTGGACCATACGGTCAGCGCGTTGAGCCGTCCGGGCACGACGCTCGGCCTGCCTTTGAGCATGCTCTCGATCCCGATGCGCGTCACATCGGCGCTTTGCATCATCGCCATGCGCTGGTAGCGGCTGGGCTGCTGCCCGGAAACCTTGAGAAACTCGGTGGCGGTGATGCCGGGCGAGAGCACCGTGCAGCGCACGTTGGTGCTGCGCAGCTCGTAGTTGAGCGCCTCGCCGAAGTTGAGCACGAAGCTCTTGGCGGCGGAGTAGCTGGCGTATAAGGGCGAGGGCTGGTACGCGCCGATCGAGGCGACCAGCAGGAGAAAGCCGAAGTTACGCGCGACCATGTCTTTGACGAAGAGCTTGGTCAGATGCATCAGCGTGATGATGTCCAGCTCAAGCATGTTCTTCTCGCGCTCCCACGCGATCTCGGTGAATGCGCCGTAGAGGCCGTACCCGGCGTTGTTGATCAGCACATCGACGGTCTTGCCCGACTCCTTGATCTGATCGTAGAGCACCTGCGGCGCATTCGTCTGGGCCAGATCCATCGGGATGATCGTCACGTCGACGCCGTAGCGCTGCGCGATCTCCTGCTGAACGGCGCGTAGCTGCTGCTCGCGCCGCGCGACGAGGATCAGGTTGCAGCCGCGCGCCGCCAACTGTCGCGCGAAGTCCACGCCCAGGCCGCTGGAAGCACCCGTCACCAGCGCGTATGTTCCTTGTAAGCTCACTGAGTTCATGATTAGCTCCTGGTTGCGAGAGATCGGAGGCCGTACAGCAGCGCGTACACGGTCGCGGAAAATTCGTGCGCGAAATCGATCGCGAAGATCTGCATCTCGCGCTCGTCGAGGACCCGCCGCACAATTGGCGCGGGATCGGCGAGATGCTGCAAGCCGATCGTCAGGGCATGAATGCGCAGCAACACCTGCGCGCCCTGCCCCGGCTGCAAAAAGTGGAGATGCGCTTCGAGCAGCGCGCCTGTCTGGGAAACATGCAGCAGCAGCATCGCCTTGAAGCGCGCGGCGGTGGCGAAGTCGATGTTTTGCTCCAGAATGCTGTGCATGATCGCCAGCAGCCGGGTAAAGCCTGGGCGGTGCGCCAATGTTTCGGCCAGAATAGCGACAATCTGCTGGATCGCGCCGTGATCCTGCTGGCTTGAATCGAGCGCGCGCAGCCGGGCATCGACCTCGCCGAACCATGCCTCAAACTGCTGCTCCTGAAGCGATAGGAAGAGCTCTTCTTTGGTTTTGAAGTAGAGATAGACCGTGCCCTTCGCCAGGCCCGTGCGGTCGGCGATCTCGTTGATCGTCAGCGCCTGGTACGACGTTGCTTGAAACAACTGCCAGGCCACATCGAGCAGCGCCTGACGACGCTCCTGCTTCTGCTCATCCCTCACTGCGCGGCGTCGGCCTGCCACCAGCGTGCTCCCTGGTATCGCATTCCTCAAATGACCATCGTTCAATTATAAGTGAATGCCGGTCATTTGTAAAGAGGGGTTATGGTAGCCGTATCAGCAGCCTAACAGTGGCACGTTCATTGCATTATGTAGTAACTGATGGTATGATGCCCAACTTGAAGGCTTCACCATGCTCCGCCTCCGTGGACGAGTGAGCCTTACATTATGCTCAGGAGCCGGTTCTGTGGAGAACATTCTAGACATCCTACGAACAGTTGCGCTTGTTCTCGGCGCATATTATGTGCTGCTGTTGTTTGCGACAGCGGTCTGGACGTACCGCGACATTCGCTCGCGGACGCAGGATATTACGGCGCAGGTGCTAGCGGTCGCGCTGGTGCTGGTACTGCAACTGCCTGGTCTGGTGCTGTACCTCTTGATGCGTCCAAAGCAAACGCTAGCCGAAAAATACGAGCGGGCGCTCGAAGAAGAATATTTGCGCCGTGACATCGAGGATGATCATGTGTGCTCAAGCTGCCAGCGCGGCGTCGAGGCCGAGTTTATCGTCTGTCCCTACTGCCTGACGGAGCTGCGGCGGCGCTGCCACACCTGCGATCGCACAGTCGATCTGACCTGGCAGGTCTGCCCCTACTGCGGCTCGACCGCCAGCCTGAGCAGCGCGGGTGCCACGACGATGCAGATGGAAGTCCAGCGTGCCAAGGTCTATTCGTAGCAGCGCGCCGAGATGAACGCCAGCCCGCCCGATCTCCGTACGAGGTCGGGCGAGTTGCTTTAATAACGGCGGTCAGCATCACTCTCCCGCGCTCTGATCCTGGTGCTGTCCGGTATCCTCAGCGGAAGGCACGCCAGCCTCGACCGTCTCGCTCGATGTTGCTGCGCGCTGCGCGGCCAGCGATTGCTTGAGGCTGGGCGTGGTGAGGGTGATCGCGGCCAGGATCGTGAGCAGCTCGCCCGCCAGCAGCGCCATCGGTGCCCAGGCCGACCAGCCGATATACAAACCGGCAACGCCGAGCACGAACGCGGCGAGTGCCGCCGCGATCAGCCAGCGTGAAGGAATCGCATCAATCATAGGATCGCTCCGTCATTCTCCGTGTGAAACGCACGAGGGACGAACCGGCGGCTCGTCCCTCGTGCAAATAACCCTCTCAGAACACGCATTGCTACCAACCCGACGGCGCACTAGCGCGGCGTCAGCGGGATCGTCACCTTGGACTGGGGTGATGGCAGCGGCGTCGGCAGATCTGGCAGATCCTCGGCCTGCTCGAAGACCTTCAAGATATTGTAGCGGGTGTCGCGCTTGGCGGGAATGTACCCGGCCTGGCGGATCAGATGATGCAGATCGCGCTCGCTCATGCGCTGGTAGGTGTCGTGCGACGCCTGAGAAACCACATTCTCTTCCAGCATGGTCGAGCCCATATCGTCGATGCCGTAGTGCAGCGAAACCTGCCCGACCTTCGGCCCCATCGTGACCCACGACGCCTGCATATGCTTGATGTTGTCGAGCATGATGCGCGCGATGCACATATGCCGCAGGTACTCCACGGGCGTCGCGCCGTAGCTCTCCTTGAAGCGGCTGCGGCCCATCGAGGTCATCTCCGAGTGCTGGAGCGGCCACGCGATGAACGCGGTAAAGGTGTTGCCGTGCGCGGCCAGG
Encoded proteins:
- a CDS encoding R3H domain-containing nucleic acid-binding protein, with amino-acid sequence GDEEARRRGTHKTVLERKAPPTFDVLVEIRAIDDMVVYRDVAAAVDTLLRGDEPLPEHRMKDADGQVHVEQATVNEEITMEQFMRGGGRRAPSMSRDRGRARDGRDGRNGRAAARAETFVGDAGAGLDRSEQFAIAPPMAQPQPKTARIFPFGVSRNRLEKAIERLRVPATIVRDIDEATIVMTLKNHYRQNPARLQRAEEDGVPVYVLRSNTQTQMETMLADIFNVNEPSDPMNDAMIEAEEAIGRVINGAADAVELKPQTSFIRRLQHQMAERYNLHSESRGKEPHRRVKISR
- the tmk gene encoding dTMP kinase; protein product: MGLFITFEGPEGSGKSTQARRLYERLSAEGYPVTATREPGGTPISDLIRRILLDLRNAEMDPTTETLLFSAARAQHVAERIRPYLDLGGIVVCDRFADSMLAYQGFGSGRDLSELRTLTRIATGGLRPDITFYLDLPAEEGLERKRRAAQRANTASPLSPKTPTVEPLEWNRLDARDLAYHERVRDGFHELVKLEPERWRVLDAHLPMDQLAEHIWQAVEPSLSAIRRLEESAS
- a CDS encoding cyclic-di-AMP receptor, with the translated sequence MKLLIAVIQRQDENILTQALSERHIGVTRVSSKGGFLREGNVTLFIVVPDQRVEDAMDVIRKNCYTRTKFVAPLPPIAESGEFYPSTPIEVQVGGATVFVVSAKVLGRA
- a CDS encoding SDR family oxidoreductase, encoding MNSVSLQGTYALVTGASSGLGVDFARQLAARGCNLILVARREQQLRAVQQEIAQRYGVDVTIIPMDLAQTNAPQVLYDQIKESGKTVDVLINNAGYGLYGAFTEIAWEREKNMLELDIITLMHLTKLFVKDMVARNFGFLLLVASIGAYQPSPLYASYSAAKSFVLNFGEALNYELRSTNVRCTVLSPGITATEFLKVSGQQPSRYQRMAMMQSADVTRIGIESMLKGRPSVVPGRLNALTVWSNRLIPRRLSAAIAYRLMTVK
- a CDS encoding TetR family transcriptional regulator, with the protein product MAGRRRAVRDEQKQERRQALLDVAWQLFQATSYQALTINEIADRTGLAKGTVYLYFKTKEELFLSLQEQQFEAWFGEVDARLRALDSSQQDHGAIQQIVAILAETLAHRPGFTRLLAIMHSILEQNIDFATAARFKAMLLLHVSQTGALLEAHLHFLQPGQGAQVLLRIHALTIGLQHLADPAPIVRRVLDEREMQIFAIDFAHEFSATVYALLYGLRSLATRS
- a CDS encoding zinc ribbon domain-containing protein; the protein is MENILDILRTVALVLGAYYVLLLFATAVWTYRDIRSRTQDITAQVLAVALVLVLQLPGLVLYLLMRPKQTLAEKYERALEEEYLRRDIEDDHVCSSCQRGVEAEFIVCPYCLTELRRRCHTCDRTVDLTWQVCPYCGSTASLSSAGATTMQMEVQRAKVYS